Proteins from a genomic interval of Antedon mediterranea chromosome 5, ecAntMedi1.1, whole genome shotgun sequence:
- the LOC140050254 gene encoding uncharacterized protein isoform X2, with product MVLRSSCVNCCFLPAGEARLTTSIQRFQSVNGKEKLPILYLMDSIIKNSGGIYLRCFSVNLVQTFVGAFSKVDEKTRESMFKLRSTWNGIFQDASLHALDKKVKSIDPAWPIVTPKPKATPVPSVIHVNPKFIKKEQEVKKPEPQLDLDLLLQQRKSEDEMRKALIEKQQQLLQLKRKELEFELEQTKLRLETQNMELAIKNKRLEAQNRLLTIGDVTPPTEMVVEEPATVEEQPWMRHAAVSTLKTPLQETFVAPPVTAPAQVPLQTARDPRLASRDPRLARRDPRIRTAPTSNAQQVIPQTIDPPKPVSQPTLTIPTQVIPQNPPVSINPSQPLLGKTPLLPIPFKPRSILKNANEKTPVGPNVQNMDVSDNLVNQVHPALRDIPGLRLHEPDQRMPVPGGMPMPGQRMPMPGQRMPMPAQIRDRGPMHFNGPMGVIPRREGPGFRDDLPGKDFPPERDFPPERDFPPGKDLHPGRDLPPNNNSRINTRKDRLNERTYKDEFGRDVVDNRDERERREDERREEKRRMDRTDRERERRRNDRLRETRRDERNNDDRKDHSRRDSKERDRGKSRSSRRRSVSPYRRSRSPRDRRERSSRSEKDRKESKPKEKKSDEGSRSSKEDESQSDTSEKKQTVSVKISEKSKEEDKSKTIEEKSSKRKSDVIDATKITEETTSKKAKIQDDDEGQANIQKNNGKWEEEPWCERLGPTKDVNPKESSEKKKSANQSPSRNTRFEESPAKDSPDSPVQDERSTDSHPMVVDRSPPFRRVSIDPSVKIPKELSAQMLPKILANAGKQLDSGQIDHKQHQELLSKLSEVYKFQQQKTDEISWQRSEALLSPSRKTTSKDKDERVRVSKDIPTDKDKNVHSEKPQDKDMRRKDDTDMRKLGDKDDRKMDTKTVEEEEEMLESGSDVPMAIDQDMRSLPKAVDKDERRSSVNKEKKSEEDLDMRKQENKKQILHSSDSDKDERVKSDRDFRQKRREGLRSSAANETDKDERMENLKKNQTEIKERDSGPDFETAEDPKPQSDFDSRFGHGMHPFMQIDAPAKVKQETSLTSPGIRDSGEYWGQQDPKMQQKKTAKWDKWRSDHPEHFGKEDPERIRQNSASEDSDNPFGMDLGLPSKDVDERVFQRPPKRELPPSDMDMRTPMDIDSREMKSQVDLPSSSLERKPEPPIHDVLLHPVDREGRRLAVGPDGKLLIGDDGKLVKLGADGRLRREQEIRPHIKEFENRPDRPPHPSRERVFEEHGRPLLNRDGRPAFERERRPAFDRRPIVDRDGRPVFDRDGRPVFDRDGRLVFDRDGRPIHNRDGRPLIDRDGRPLLDRDGRPLLDRDGRPVLDRDGRPVLDRDGRPLLDRDGRPVVDRDGRPLLDRNGRPVFERDRRTILDRDGRPVFERDRRPFHERDRRLGLDRDGRVFNRDERRLLEHDRRPVIDRDGRPIIDRDGRPILNRGGRPPLPLGADGKPLPMGLPLGPDGRPLPLPLGPDGRPIPLGPDGRPVGPDGRPLPIELEKALPLGPDGRPLQLGPDGLPIPGLPVNGNPMHFTMEMIVNQAVQNVTQMIGRNIGIPGQRYVTPGLDNQPASTFPLEPTLPPQQEPIQTQGDVNSLFAKLLETGIITKKTVPVEKAERSDSPSVAHSESEKKEVKPDEKADSDNEECERDLTIPPITFDLKDLKERYPGVIKSIYSGTQCKSCGLRFTINQMDGYRKHLDWHFKLNRKDRDDVKARTSRRWFLSSDSWIVYENFDNLQEGAETSFFEEQAVQMKVTEFKVSSVPIIPGNDKDDICKVCHEPFQQFWDEDEEQWQLKDAVRIDNKTYHPTCYQDAKENSLLEPPTPSDGMLSPPFKFKSDLVFSSDAPVAKLFKDFTETEPMDNISTTRDKTNVNKTVSENSTQLLDNLQIKKDIDDVTPSVDETVKDSTMEQKSEREQKSEEDQENVELNVEIKIEKDTSSAGTGETANTVVKMEPEEVLTSNTGETSGTDTVTDSVSLEQSKKEILLQSEIKTEQELTDPSNISEGESKESDMAAKAEESTEDEAAGDLKIDTDSPAPSNEEDAPVPVMNAIQVVGGLPRTSLRSNKGRIHRDW from the exons gtAGATGAAAAGACGAGGGAATCAATGTTTAAGTTAAGATCCACATGGAATGGAATATTCCAAGATGCTTCACTCCATGCTTTGGACAAGAAAGTTAAGAGTATTGACCCTGCCTGGCCAATTGTTACTCCGAAACCAAAAGCAACTCCTGTTCCATCTGTGATTCATGTGAATCCAAAATTTATTAAGAAG GAGCAAGAGGTGAAGAAACCTGAACCACAGTTAGACCTTGATTTACTACTACAGCAACGGAAATCTGAAGATGAAATGCGAAAGGCTCTCATAGAAAAACAGCAGCAGCTTCTGCAACTTAAACGAAAAGAATTAGAATTTGAGTTGGAGCAAACAAAGTTAAGATTAGAAACTCAGAATATGGAGTTGGCTATAAAAAACAAGCGGTTAGAGGCTCAAAATAGATTGCTAACAATAGGAGATGTGACACCACCAACAGAAATGGTAGTAGAAGAACCTGCAACTGTTGAGGAACAACCATGGATGCGACATGCCGCAGTGTCTACATTAAAAACCCCATTACAGGAG ACTTTTGTGGCTCCTCCTGTAACAGCTCCTGCTCAAGTTCCTCTTCAAACCGCTCGAGATCCAAGACTGGCCTCCAGGGATCCACGTTTAGCACGTCGTGATCCAAGAATTAGGACTGCTCCAACCAGTAATGCACAGCAAGTTATTCCTCAGACAATTGATCCACCAAAGCCTGTTAGTCAACCTACCCTAACCATTCCTACACAAGTTATACCACAAAATCCACCTGTAAGCATTAACCCGTCGCAGCCTTTACTTGGTAAAACACCATTACTTCCAATTCCATTTAAGCCTCGATCTATTCTTAAAAATGCTAATGAGAAAACACCTGTAGGGCCTAATGTACAAAATATGGATGTCTCTGACAATCTCGTTAACCAAGTACATCCTGCATTGAGAGATATACCTGGTCTGAGGTTACACGAACCTGATCAAAGAATGCCTGTGCCTGGTGGAATGCCAATGCCTGGTCAAAGAATGCCTATGCCTGGACAAAGGATGCCAATGCCTGCTCAAATAAGAGATCGTGGACCTATGCATTTTAATGGACCAATGGGTGTTATACCAAGAAGAGAAGGCCCAGGGTTCAGAGATGATCTTCCTGGAAAAGATTTCCCTCCTGAAAGAGATTTCCCTCCTGAAAGAGATTTCCCCCCTGGAAAAGATTTACACCCCGGAAGAGATTTGCCACCTAATAACAATTCAAGGATAAATACACGTAAAGACAGACTCAATGAAAGAACGTATAAAGATGAATTTGGCAGAGATGTTGTGGATAATAGAGATGAACGAGAAAGAAGGGAAGATGAAAGGAGGGAAGAAAAAAGAAGAATGGATAGAACTGATCGGGAAAGGGAAAGAAGAAGAAATGATCGTTTAAGAGAAACAAGAAGGGATGAAAGAAATAATGATGACAGAAAAGACCATTCAAGACGAGATAGTAAAGAAAGGGATAGAGGAAAGTCTCGTAGCTCACGACGTAGGTCTGTGTCACCATACAGACGATCTCGATCCCCACGTGATAGACGTGAACGTTCATCCAGAAGTGAAAAAGACAGAAAGGAAAGTAAACCAAAAGAAAAGAAATCTGATGAGGGTAGTAGAAGTAGTAAAGAGGATGAAAGCCAAAGTGATACTTCAGAAAAAAAGCAAACTGTAAGTGTCAAAATATCAGAAAAATCAAAAGAGGAAGACAAATCAAAAACTATAGAAGAGAAGTCATCAAAGAGAAAATCAGATGTAATAGATGCAACTAAAATAACAGAAGAAACAACATCTAAGAAGGCAAAGATACAAGATGATGATGAAGGTCAAGCAAA TATTCAGAAAAATAATGGTAAATGGGAAGAAGAGCCTTGGTGCGAGAGACTTGGACCTACTAAGGATGTCAATCCAAAAGAAAGCTCGGAAAAGAAGAAATCTGCAAACCAAAGCCCATCAAGAAATACACGTTTTGAAGAAAGTCCTGCTAAAGATAGTCCTGATAGTCCCGTTCAAGATGAAAGGTCTACTGATTCACATCCTATGGTTGTAGATAGAAGTCCACCCTTCAGACGAGTTAGTATAGACCCATCAGTAAAGATACCCAAAGAACTATCTGCCCAAATGCTGCCTAAAATACTTGCTAAT GCTGGCAAACAATTGGACTCCGGACAAATTGATCATAAACAACACCAGGAACTACTCAGTAAACTCTCAGAAGTTTATAAGTTCCAACAACAGAAAACCGATGAAATATCTTGGCAACGAAGCGAGGCGCTACTTTCACCAAGCAGGAAAACTACAAGTAAAGATAAAGATGAACGTGTTAGGGTTTCCAAAGATATTCCAACTGATAAAGATAAAAATGTACACTCTGAAAAACCACAAGATAAAGACATGAGAAGAAAAGATGATACCGATATGCGAAAGTTAGGTGACAAAGATGATCGCAAGATGGATACTAAAACTGTTGAAGAGGAAGAGGAGATGTTAGAAAGTGGGAGTGATGTTCCAATGGCAATTGATCAAGACATGAGAAGTTTACCAAAAGCTGTTGATAAGGATGAACGCAGATCTTCAGtcaataaagaaaagaaatctGAAGAGGATTTAGATATGCGAAAACaagaaaataagaaacaaaTATTACATTCCAGTGATAGTGATAAAGATGAAAGAGTTAAATCTGACAGAGACTTTCGCCAGAAAAGAAGGGAAGGCCTTAGATCTTCTGCAGCAAATGAAACAGATAAGGATGAACGAATGGAAAACTTGAAGAAAAACCAAACTGAAATTAAGGAAAGAGACTCAGGACCAGATTTTGAAACCGCAGAAGATCCAAAACCTCAAAGTGATTTTGATAGTCGTTTTGGACATGGAATGCACCCATTTATGCAAATTGATGCTCCAGCAAAAGTCAAACAAGAAACTTCACTTACTAGCCCAGGAATTCGTGACTCAGGAGAATATTGGGGACAacaggatccaaaaatgcaacAGAAAAAGACAGCAAAATGGGATAAATGGCGATCTGACCACCCAGAACATTTTGGAAAAGAAGATCCTGAGCGAATTCGTCAAAATAGTGCATCTGAAGACTCTGACAATCCATTTGGTATGGATTTAGGATTGCCATCAAAAGATGTTGATGAACGCGTGTTTCAACGTCCACCTAAAAG GGAGCTGCCACCTAGTGATATGGATATGCGAACACCTATGGACATCGATAGTCGTGAGATGAAATCACAAGTGGATTTACCTAGTAGTAGTCTGGAAAGAAAACCAGAACCACCAATTCATGATGTACTCTTGCATCCAGTGGATCGTGAAGGTAGACGTTTGGCAGTTGGTCCAGATGGAAAACTTTTAATTGGCGATGATGGAAAACTGGTGAAATTAGGAGCAGATGGTAGACTTCGAAGAGAACAAGAAATCCGACCACACATTAAAGAATTTGAAAATAGGCCTGATAGGCCACCTCATCCGAGTAGGGAAAGAGTTTTTGAAGAACATGGACGACCACTTCTTAATCGTGATGGACGACCTGCTTTTGAGAGAGAAAGAAGACCTGCTTTTGACAGAAGACCTATTGTTGATCGTGATGGGAGACCAGTATTTGATCGTGATGGGAGACCAGTGTTTGATCGTGATGGACGATTAGTATTTGATCGTGATGGAAGACCTATACATAATCGTGATGGTAGACCTTTAATTGATCGCGATGGTCGACCTTTACTTGATCGTGATGGTCGACCTCTACTTGATCGTGATGGACGGCCTGTACTTGATCGTGACGGACGTCCTGTACTTGATCGTGACGGACGACCTTTACTTGATCGTGACGGACGACCTGTAGTTGATCGTGATGGGAGGCCTTTGCTTGACCGAAATGGGAGACCAGTTTTTGAGCGTGATAGAAGAACTATACTTGACCGTGATGGAAGGCCTGTTTTTGAACGTGACAGAAGGCCTTTTCATGAACGAGACAGAAGACTTGGCCTTGACCGTGATGGAAGAGTTTTCAACCGCGATGAAAGACGTCTCCTTGAGCATGACAGAAGACCAGTTATTGATCGTGATGGAAGACCAATTATTGATCGTGATGGAAGACCTATTCTCAACCGTGGTGGAAGACCACCACTTCCATTAGGAGCAGATGGAAAACCACTTCCAATGGGACTTCCACTCGGACCTGATGGAAGACCACTACCTCTTCCTCTCGGACCTGATGGACGCCCTATTCCTCTCGGACCTGATGGACGTCCTGTCGGACCTGATGGCCGTCCTCTTCCCATAGAATTGGAAAAGGCACTTCCTTTAGGACCTGATGGGCGTCCTCTTCAATTGGGACCAGATGGACTACCAATTCCAGGCTTGCCTGTTAATGGAAACCCAATGCACTTTACTATGGAGATGATTGTTAATCAAGCCGTCCAAAATGTTACTCAGATGATAGGTCGTAATATAGGCATACCTGGTCAAAGATATGTCACTCCAGGGCTAGATAACCAACCAGCATCTACATTCCCTCTAGAGCCAA CTCTACCTCCACAGCAAGAACCAATTCAAACCCAAGGAGATGTCAACTCGCTATTTGCTAAGTTGTTGGAGACTGgaataattacaaaaaagaCAGTTCCAGTAGAAAAAGCCGAAAGGTCAGACTCACCGTCTGTTGCTCACTCAGAAAGTGAGAAGAAAGAAGTGAAACCAGATGAAAAGGCAGACTCCGATAATGAAGAATGTGAAAGAGATCTTACAATTCCACCAATTACATTTGATCTTAAAGACCTCAAAGA ACGCTATCCTGGCGTAATAAAAAGCATTTACTCAGGAACGCAGTGCAAGTCCTGTGGACTTCGATTCACCATCAACCAGATGGATGGCTATCGCAAACATCTTGATTGGCACTTCAAGTTAAACCGCAAGGATCGTGATGATGTGAAGGCACGTACCTCTCGCAGATGGTTCCTTAGTTCCGATAGCTGGATTGTTTACGAGAACTTTGATAACTTACAAGAAGGAG CCGAGACTTCATTTTTTGAGGAGCAGGCAGTTCAGATGAAAGTAACTGAATTTAAAGTTAGCAGTGTGCCCATCATACCAGGAAATGATAAGGATGAT atttGTAAAGTATGTCACGAACCATTCCAACAGTTCTGGGATGAAGATGAAGAGCAATGGCAGCTGAAAGATGCTGTACGAATTGATAACAAG ACATACCATCCAACATGTTATCAAGATGCGAAAGAG aattcgTTATTGGAGCCTCCTACACCAAGTGATGGCATGTTAAGTCCTCCATTTAAATTCAAATCAGATTTGGTGTTCTCGTCGGATGCACCTGTTGCAAAATTGTTCAAAGATTTCACAGAAACAGAACCAATGGATAATATTAGTACTACTCGAgacaaaacaaatgttaatAAAACGGTCTCTGAGAATAGTACGCAATTGTTAGATAATTTACAAATCAAAAAAGACATTGACGATGTTACTCCATCAGTAGATGAAACGGTAAAAGACTCTACGATGGAACAAAAGAGTGAAAGAGAACAAAAGAGTGAAGAGGACCAAgaaaatgttgaattgaatgTAGAAATAAAGATTGAAAAAGATACATCATCAGCTGGTACTGGTGAGACTGCCAATACTGTTGTTAAAATGGAACCAGAGGAAGTTTTGACCAGTAATACTGGTGAAACATCTGGAACAGATACTGTAACAGATTCTGTAAGTTTGGAACAatcaaaaaaagaaattttgttGCAAAGTGAAATTAAAACTGAGCAAGAGCTTACAGATCCTAGCAATATCTCTGAAGGTGAATCGAAAGAAAGCGATATGGCTGCGAAGGCAGAGGAATCAACAGAAGATGAAGCAGCTGGTGATTTGAAGATCGACACCGATAGTCCGGCTCCAAGCAACGAGGAGGATGCTCCTGTTCCTGTTATGAATGCCATCCAAGTTGTTGGTGGTTTACCAAGGACTAGTTTACGAAGCAACAAAGGTAGAATCCATCGTGACTGGTGA